A window from uncultured Desulfobacter sp. encodes these proteins:
- the ltrA gene encoding group II intron reverse transcriptase/maturase yields the protein MNRRPQQMELFPASQIAESLGNNDRLMEMILERNNIIRAWKQVCANKGAPGVDGMKTGQLGNYLAKHWPEIEQDLLNCKHKPLPVKRKEIPKPDGGVRLLGIPTVLDRFIQQAIAQILEQVWEPFFSEYSYGFRPDRSAHDAVMQGKRYMVEGYTYVVDMDLSKFFDRVSHDRLMSRLAGRIKDKRVLKVIRQYLRSGVMNSGVMVPTEEGTPQGGPLSPLLSNIVLDELDKELEKRRHRYVRYADDFMIFCKSRKAAERVMQSITKFLTVKLKLKVNQDKSAVSRPWLRKFLGFTYFQMCGQSKIRIHAKSMKRFKDKVRELTSRKRGKSLWQVIQELNQYFRGWWNYFQLTEAKSFLKGLKIWIMRRLRSLVWKQWKNPKTRVRNLEKLGIAHQDAMLCGNARKKYWHMSKVKWVAIAMPERYFIDQGLYLPGN from the coding sequence GTGAACAGACGGCCACAGCAGATGGAACTGTTCCCAGCGTCACAGATTGCCGAAAGTCTGGGAAACAACGACCGGTTAATGGAAATGATCCTTGAGCGCAACAACATTATCCGGGCATGGAAACAGGTTTGTGCGAACAAAGGTGCCCCCGGGGTAGACGGTATGAAAACCGGCCAACTCGGGAATTACCTGGCAAAGCACTGGCCTGAAATTGAACAAGACCTGCTTAACTGTAAGCATAAACCGCTGCCGGTGAAACGCAAGGAGATCCCCAAACCGGACGGCGGTGTCCGTTTACTTGGAATACCCACGGTACTTGACCGGTTTATACAGCAGGCCATAGCCCAAATCCTGGAACAGGTGTGGGAACCTTTTTTCTCTGAATACAGCTATGGATTCAGGCCCGACAGATCCGCACACGATGCGGTGATGCAGGGTAAGAGGTATATGGTCGAGGGTTATACATATGTCGTAGACATGGACCTGTCCAAATTTTTCGACCGAGTTTCGCACGACCGCCTGATGAGCAGACTCGCCGGCAGAATCAAGGATAAACGCGTATTAAAGGTAATACGGCAATATCTAAGATCCGGTGTAATGAACTCAGGCGTTATGGTTCCAACGGAAGAAGGGACTCCCCAGGGAGGCCCGCTATCTCCTTTGCTGTCCAACATCGTTCTTGATGAGCTGGATAAGGAACTTGAGAAACGAAGGCACCGATATGTCCGTTATGCCGATGATTTTATGATCTTTTGCAAAAGCCGGAAAGCAGCCGAAAGGGTTATGCAGAGTATCACCAAATTTTTGACTGTGAAACTCAAGCTCAAAGTAAACCAGGACAAAAGTGCTGTCAGCAGACCGTGGTTACGCAAATTTCTCGGATTCACATATTTCCAAATGTGTGGACAGTCAAAAATCCGGATTCATGCCAAGAGCATGAAACGGTTCAAGGACAAAGTCCGGGAATTAACCAGCCGCAAGCGGGGCAAAAGCCTTTGGCAGGTTATCCAGGAACTGAACCAATACTTTCGGGGATGGTGGAATTACTTCCAGCTTACAGAGGCCAAATCCTTCCTCAAAGGTCTCAAAATCTGGATAATGCGAAGGCTGCGAAGTCTTGTCTGGAAACAATGGAAAAATCCCAAAACCAGGGTTCGGAATCTTGAGAAACTTGGTATTGCTCACCAAGATGCCATGCTTTGCGGCAATGCTCGCAAAAAGTACTGGCACATGAGCAAAGTCAAATGGGTGGCCATTGCCATGCCTGAACGATATTTTATTGATCAAGGATTATATCTGCCCGGGAACTGA
- a CDS encoding reverse transcriptase domain-containing protein — MVPTEEGTPQGGPLSPLLSNIVLDELDKELEKRRHRYVRYADDFMIFCKSRKAAERVMQSITKFLTVKLKLKVNQDKSAVSRPWLRKFLGFTYFQMCGQSKIRIHAKSMKRFKDKVRELTSRKRGKSLWQVIQELNQYFRGWWNYFQLTEAKSFLKGLKIWIMRRLRSLVWKQWKNPKTRVRNLEKLGIAHQDAMLCGNARKKYWHMSKVKWVAIAMPERYFIDQGLYLPGN; from the coding sequence ATGGTTCCAACGGAAGAAGGGACTCCCCAGGGAGGCCCGCTATCTCCTTTGCTGTCCAACATCGTTCTTGATGAGCTGGATAAGGAACTTGAGAAACGAAGGCACCGATATGTCCGTTATGCCGATGATTTTATGATCTTTTGCAAAAGCCGGAAAGCAGCCGAAAGGGTTATGCAGAGTATCACCAAATTTTTGACTGTGAAACTCAAGCTCAAAGTAAACCAGGACAAAAGTGCTGTCAGCAGACCGTGGTTACGCAAATTTCTCGGATTCACATATTTCCAAATGTGTGGACAGTCAAAAATCCGGATTCATGCCAAGAGCATGAAACGGTTCAAGGACAAAGTCCGGGAATTAACAAGCCGCAAGCGGGGCAAAAGCCTTTGGCAGGTTATCCAGGAATTGAACCAATACTTTCGGGGATGGTGGAATTACTTCCAGCTTACAGAGGCCAAATCCTTCCTCAAAGGTCTCAAAATCTGGATAATGCGAAGGCTGCGAAGTCTTGTCTGGAAACAATGGAAAAATCCCAAAACCAGGGTTCGGAATCTTGAGAAACTTGGTATTGCTCACCAAGATGCCATGCTTTGCGGCAATGCTCGCAAAAAGTACTGGCACATGAGCAAAGTCAAATGGGTGGCCATTGCCATGCCTGAACGATATTTTATTGATCAAGGATTATATCTGCCCGGGAACTGA
- a CDS encoding transposase, translating to MNRGRRGEQIFQSRDDYDRFIGVMREAIELFALRVSAYCLMPNHYHLLVQTPDANLDRCMRHINGVYTQRFNSTHGLDGILFRGRYKSIVVSDDSYLLGLVRYIHRNPVRAGIVEHVEDYEWSSHKAYLSHAEEWNWLNKKFILAMLSGTPAQEVRQYQKFMGETEDESLLRTFSLKKMPSILGNKDFINKIKNNFFEKASHIEVPESKQLAPDMERIKLTLCDYYHICETDLYQSKRAVFNEPRAMGLYFSRQIRGETLKNIGEHYHIKSYSTVSTIIERLKIRFKKDGSLRSRYAQLKEQLMSQKQT from the coding sequence ATGAATCGTGGACGCCGGGGAGAGCAAATATTCCAATCCAGGGACGACTATGATCGTTTTATTGGGGTGATGCGTGAAGCCATAGAGCTTTTTGCATTGCGGGTAAGTGCATATTGCCTGATGCCGAACCATTATCACTTGCTTGTCCAGACACCGGACGCCAATCTGGACCGGTGCATGCGGCACATTAACGGTGTTTATACCCAACGGTTTAACAGCACACATGGATTGGACGGTATCTTGTTTCGGGGCCGATATAAATCGATCGTGGTCTCAGACGACAGCTATCTTCTTGGGCTGGTCCGTTATATTCATCGTAATCCCGTCCGCGCCGGAATAGTTGAACATGTTGAAGACTATGAATGGTCAAGCCATAAAGCTTATTTAAGTCATGCTGAGGAATGGAATTGGCTGAATAAAAAATTCATTCTGGCCATGCTTTCCGGAACTCCGGCCCAGGAGGTCCGGCAATACCAAAAATTCATGGGTGAAACCGAAGACGAATCGCTGTTGCGGACATTCAGCCTGAAAAAAATGCCGTCCATTCTGGGAAATAAGGATTTTATCAACAAGATAAAAAACAATTTTTTTGAGAAGGCGAGCCATATTGAAGTGCCGGAATCAAAACAACTGGCACCGGATATGGAAAGAATTAAACTGACGCTTTGTGATTATTATCACATTTGTGAAACGGATCTGTATCAAAGTAAAAGAGCCGTTTTCAATGAACCCAGGGCAATGGGCTTGTATTTTTCAAGGCAGATCAGGGGAGAGACTCTAAAAAATATTGGTGAGCACTATCACATTAAAAGCTACAGTACGGTCAGTACAATTATAGAACGTCTTAAAATCAGATTTAAAAAGGACGGATCTTTAAGGTCAAGGTATGCTCAGCTAAAAGAACAGTTGATGAGTCAAAAGCAGACTTGA
- a CDS encoding nitroreductase family protein has translation MKNSVKQCIEQRHSVRSFTDEPISEAEIHELLEAARLAPSSLNSQPWRFAVVTDQATREWIATKEVSRKQIWLSTAPAIIVCCADLEGYVRDSQAAAFFYKENNLFDPEPMKGVEDYVAREKANSEAARFGAGAMNVGIAVSFMMLRATEMGLGTCWVGMFDEAQLKSKLGLAGETRVVCLLAVGHPDEDQAPVRNRKSLAEIRLL, from the coding sequence ATGAAAAACAGTGTTAAACAGTGCATTGAGCAACGGCACAGTGTTCGCTCATTTACCGATGAACCCATCAGCGAGGCGGAAATTCACGAACTTTTGGAGGCGGCTCGTCTGGCGCCGTCAAGTCTGAATTCACAGCCCTGGCGTTTTGCCGTTGTCACGGATCAGGCCACGCGGGAATGGATTGCGACCAAGGAGGTGTCCCGCAAGCAGATCTGGCTTTCCACTGCCCCGGCCATCATCGTCTGTTGTGCCGACCTGGAAGGGTATGTGCGCGATTCCCAGGCAGCAGCCTTTTTCTACAAGGAAAACAACCTTTTTGATCCCGAACCCATGAAGGGCGTCGAAGATTATGTGGCCCGGGAAAAAGCCAATTCCGAGGCAGCCAGATTCGGTGCAGGAGCGATGAATGTCGGTATAGCGGTTTCATTCATGATGCTGCGGGCCACGGAGATGGGTCTGGGAACCTGCTGGGTCGGCATGTTTGATGAAGCGCAACTGAAAAGCAAGCTCGGCTTAGCCGGGGAAACCAGAGTCGTCTGTCTGCTTGCCGTGGGGCATCCCGACGAGGATCAGGCACCGGTTCGGAATCGTAAATCCTTGGCGGAAATCCGTCTTCTTTAA
- a CDS encoding nitroreductase family protein: MTFISINPEKCIRCGLCVQSCPVVLIKQDNKEALPFTESAGTENCILCGHCTAVCPSDALTHALLPRTDFFQAPPRDINSDALKDLLISRRSVRIYKKDPVPREQLEQLLQVCASAPSASNSQKTEYTVITTAKTLDRIRGLTLDWLRRNRGGSFYAKAADEGNDVIMRGGTCLVVAHSPKDYVWNITDSTIALTYMELYAASMNLGVCWAGLVTIAGQNTPELSKVLGVPEDRITAGALILGRPKQKHFLVPPRKNAVVNWL; this comes from the coding sequence ATGACCTTTATTTCAATTAATCCTGAAAAATGTATCCGGTGCGGATTGTGTGTACAATCGTGTCCGGTGGTTCTGATCAAACAAGACAATAAAGAAGCACTGCCCTTTACAGAGTCTGCCGGCACGGAAAATTGTATTTTATGCGGGCACTGCACAGCTGTCTGTCCCAGCGACGCATTGACGCACGCGTTATTGCCCCGGACGGATTTTTTCCAGGCGCCCCCAAGGGATATTAATTCGGACGCATTAAAGGACCTGCTTATTTCCCGCAGATCGGTACGTATTTATAAAAAAGACCCTGTACCCCGCGAACAACTTGAGCAACTGCTGCAGGTGTGTGCCTCTGCGCCCTCTGCATCCAATTCACAAAAGACGGAATATACTGTCATTACCACCGCGAAAACCCTTGACCGAATAAGGGGACTCACCCTGGACTGGCTCCGCCGGAACCGAGGCGGTTCCTTTTATGCCAAGGCTGCAGATGAGGGAAATGATGTGATTATGCGTGGGGGAACCTGCCTGGTTGTTGCCCACAGCCCAAAGGATTATGTCTGGAACATAACCGATTCTACAATCGCCTTAACGTATATGGAACTTTATGCCGCTTCAATGAACCTTGGCGTTTGCTGGGCGGGACTGGTCACCATTGCGGGGCAGAATACCCCTGAATTAAGCAAAGTTCTGGGCGTTCCCGAGGACCGTATCACTGCCGGAGCACTTATTCTGGGCCGTCCGAAACAAAAGCATTTCCTCGTTCCACCAAGGAAAAACGCCGTCGTCAACTGGCTTTAA
- a CDS encoding amino acid ABC transporter ATP-binding protein codes for MNSKTLVHIENVSKFYGELKALNNVSLEVHDGEKVVILGPSGSGKSTLLRSINQLETIDAGKIIIDGVDIYDKSTDINKVREEVGMVFQSFNVFPHKTVMDNLNLAQLVVRKRTRKEATAISTKLLEKVGILQKADEYPGKLSGGQQQRVAIARALAMTPKIMLFDEPTSALDPEMIGEVLDVMTTLAKEGMTMVVVTHEMGFAREVADRIIFMDHGTIVEQGTPDEFFNHTKNDRAKLFLSQIL; via the coding sequence ATGAATAGCAAAACCCTTGTACACATAGAAAATGTCAGTAAATTTTACGGCGAATTAAAAGCCTTAAACAATGTTTCACTGGAGGTTCATGACGGTGAAAAAGTTGTTATCTTAGGACCCAGCGGCTCCGGCAAAAGTACGCTGCTAAGATCCATCAACCAGCTGGAAACCATAGATGCCGGCAAAATTATCATTGATGGTGTTGATATTTACGATAAATCAACCGATATCAACAAGGTGCGTGAAGAGGTCGGCATGGTGTTCCAGTCGTTTAACGTCTTCCCCCATAAAACGGTCATGGACAATCTGAACCTTGCCCAGCTGGTTGTCAGAAAAAGAACCCGCAAGGAGGCCACGGCGATTTCAACAAAACTGCTTGAAAAAGTTGGGATTTTACAAAAGGCAGATGAATATCCGGGTAAACTTTCCGGCGGCCAGCAGCAGCGGGTGGCCATTGCAAGAGCCCTTGCCATGACCCCGAAAATCATGCTCTTTGATGAACCCACCTCCGCCCTGGACCCTGAGATGATCGGCGAAGTGCTTGATGTTATGACCACTCTTGCCAAAGAGGGGATGACCATGGTTGTGGTTACCCACGAAATGGGATTTGCAAGGGAGGTGGCCGACAGAATCATCTTCATGGACCACGGCACCATCGTTGAACAGGGAACCCCGGATGAATTTTTCAATCACACTAAAAATGACCGGGCCAAGCTGTTCTTAAGCCAAATCTTATAA
- a CDS encoding amino acid ABC transporter permease produces MPMSGRAEKSKKIEISDGGAIPNRDDAGLFTAWRVTFVGAVSIIVALVYFKPDPYLDILKFLPDGIVVTFKVTIASIFLSLIFGLIAGLGRISKNPLINGIASLYVEVIRGIPLLVQLFYIYFALGKFVQLPAQVCAIIAMSICYGAYMAEIFRAGIDAIPKGQTEAARSLGMTSSQTTKYVILPQAIKTILPPVGNEFIALLKDSSLVSILAVSDLLRRGREFASESFDYFETYTMVALIYLVITLILSKLVGMMEDKISDDE; encoded by the coding sequence ATGCCAATGTCTGGTCGTGCTGAAAAATCAAAAAAAATAGAGATTTCCGACGGTGGGGCAATTCCCAACAGAGATGATGCGGGGTTGTTCACTGCGTGGCGGGTTACATTTGTCGGTGCCGTATCAATTATTGTTGCTCTCGTCTATTTTAAACCTGATCCGTATCTTGATATCTTAAAATTTTTGCCGGATGGGATTGTTGTCACGTTCAAGGTCACCATCGCTTCAATTTTTCTATCGTTGATCTTCGGCTTGATCGCCGGACTCGGCAGAATTTCCAAAAATCCATTGATCAACGGCATTGCCTCCTTGTATGTTGAAGTGATCAGGGGGATTCCTCTTCTGGTTCAGCTCTTTTACATTTACTTTGCATTGGGAAAATTTGTTCAGTTGCCAGCCCAGGTCTGCGCCATCATTGCCATGTCCATCTGCTACGGTGCATACATGGCGGAAATTTTCAGAGCCGGTATCGATGCCATCCCAAAGGGCCAGACAGAAGCTGCAAGATCCCTTGGAATGACATCGTCCCAGACCACCAAGTACGTTATCCTTCCCCAGGCAATCAAAACCATACTGCCGCCCGTGGGTAATGAATTTATCGCCCTTTTAAAGGATTCCTCTCTTGTTTCCATCCTTGCCGTTTCAGACCTTTTACGGCGGGGAAGGGAATTTGCATCCGAATCATTCGATTATTTTGAAACATATACAATGGTAGCCCTGATCTACCTTGTAATCACATTGATTCTGTCAAAACTTGTGGGCATGATGGAGGATAAGATAAGCGACGATGAATAG
- a CDS encoding basic amino acid ABC transporter substrate-binding protein gives MKLFRLITLMCAFCSLCLTAMSGTVLAAEEQKVVTVASDATWPPMEMIDENKNLVGFDIDFMNAVAKEAGFKVVIKNTAWDGIFAGIEVGKYDAIISSVTITDKRKKAMDFSLPYVNAGQVLVVPVESSAKVVADLKGKTLGAQIGTTGAMEIKKVDGVTLKSYDEIGLTFEDMAAGRIDGVVCDTPIAANYALQKESYKGKFKIVGKPFTQENYGIVVKKGNTELVELLNKGIQAVQAKGIDKELEKKWLQ, from the coding sequence ATGAAATTATTTAGGCTAATTACATTGATGTGCGCGTTTTGTTCTCTGTGTTTAACCGCAATGTCCGGAACCGTTCTCGCCGCTGAAGAGCAGAAAGTTGTTACCGTTGCATCGGACGCCACCTGGCCCCCAATGGAAATGATTGACGAAAACAAAAATCTTGTGGGCTTTGACATTGATTTCATGAATGCGGTTGCCAAAGAAGCAGGATTCAAGGTCGTGATCAAAAATACGGCCTGGGACGGTATCTTTGCCGGTATCGAAGTGGGCAAATACGATGCCATCATCTCTTCGGTAACCATCACGGACAAACGTAAAAAAGCCATGGACTTTTCACTGCCCTATGTAAACGCAGGTCAGGTGCTGGTTGTGCCTGTTGAGTCATCTGCAAAAGTTGTTGCCGATCTTAAAGGTAAAACATTGGGTGCCCAGATCGGCACAACCGGCGCAATGGAGATCAAGAAGGTGGATGGCGTAACGCTTAAATCCTATGATGAAATCGGCCTTACCTTTGAAGACATGGCCGCAGGAAGAATTGACGGCGTTGTCTGTGATACACCCATTGCCGCCAATTATGCACTTCAAAAAGAGAGTTACAAAGGCAAATTTAAAATTGTCGGTAAACCGTTTACCCAGGAAAACTACGGCATCGTTGTTAAGAAGGGAAACACAGAGCTGGTTGAGCTGCTCAACAAAGGTATCCAGGCTGTCCAGGCCAAAGGTATCGACAAAGAGCTTGAAAAAAAGTGGCTTCAATAA
- a CDS encoding DMT family transporter, giving the protein MMLQNSKLRAAGAYILLVLTTFFWGITFVVVKDAVSQVDVFIFLAQRFIAASCILLLLSPFLKRPINGNTLLKGSVLGVMLFGGFAFQTMALQYTSASNTAFLTGLNVVFVPILSAVIFRKTIAAKSLAGAVLAFIGLYLLCGTGSSWSFNKGDMLSLICSICIAIHIIYTGKYARECDAYWLTTIQLGVIGLLSLIIAYLTGHDALAWYPEIRDALIVCVLFATIFAFLVQTVMQQFISPSSTALIFCLEPVFAAVCAYFLIDENIGASGLIGAGLILLGMILSEIKFEKLRGWLRSPQTAHTKSV; this is encoded by the coding sequence ATGATGCTTCAAAATTCAAAATTAAGAGCGGCCGGGGCCTATATTCTTTTGGTGTTAACAACATTTTTCTGGGGTATTACATTTGTCGTTGTTAAAGATGCGGTCAGTCAGGTGGACGTATTTATTTTTCTTGCCCAGCGATTTATTGCCGCCTCATGCATACTTTTGCTCTTGTCCCCGTTTTTAAAACGGCCGATAAACGGCAATACCCTTTTAAAGGGAAGCGTTTTGGGGGTGATGCTTTTCGGCGGCTTTGCGTTTCAAACCATGGCGCTGCAATACACGTCGGCATCCAATACCGCCTTTTTAACAGGTCTGAATGTTGTTTTTGTCCCCATTTTATCTGCAGTAATATTTAGAAAAACCATTGCGGCAAAATCCCTTGCCGGCGCCGTGCTCGCCTTTATCGGGCTCTATCTGCTATGCGGCACAGGCTCAAGCTGGTCGTTTAACAAGGGGGATATGCTCAGCCTCATCTGTTCGATCTGCATTGCCATCCACATTATTTATACCGGTAAATATGCCCGGGAGTGTGATGCCTACTGGCTGACAACGATTCAACTGGGGGTGATCGGCCTGCTGAGTCTGATCATCGCATATTTGACAGGGCATGACGCCCTTGCCTGGTATCCTGAAATCCGTGATGCGCTTATTGTCTGCGTGTTGTTTGCAACGATTTTTGCATTCCTCGTGCAAACAGTGATGCAGCAGTTTATCAGCCCCTCTTCAACGGCGCTGATATTCTGCCTTGAACCTGTTTTTGCAGCAGTTTGCGCCTATTTTCTAATTGACGAAAATATTGGTGCAAGCGGCCTGATCGGTGCGGGGCTGATCCTTTTGGGGATGATTCTTTCGGAAATTAAATTTGAGAAACTAAGGGGGTGGCTTCGATCCCCACAAACGGCACACACCAAAAGTGTTTAA
- a CDS encoding 4'-phosphopantetheinyl transferase superfamily protein, translating into MIKTPPVPDTGHVHIYYTRADRISDPGLLEEYRGCLCAAETQKADRYMKQSDRHLSLVSKALVRYLIGAVTQQDPKSVRFSTNEYGKPFLTGLSDFHFNLSHSHGVAVCALRRGGAVGVDVEDVGRRTNLSIAGRFFSPAEADLVSKAPDAEKRALFFDIWTLKEAYIKAVGRGLSIPLNSFSFNAEEPDVHIRFSDTGRVDSAWQFSRWRPEPGKIVAAAAQSASVLVFKHFWCVPFVGIEATPLVSQI; encoded by the coding sequence GTGATTAAAACGCCCCCCGTTCCGGATACCGGACACGTCCATATATACTATACCCGGGCAGACCGGATATCAGATCCCGGACTTTTAGAAGAATACAGAGGCTGTCTTTGTGCGGCAGAGACCCAAAAGGCGGACCGGTACATGAAACAGTCAGACCGGCACCTAAGTCTTGTGTCAAAAGCCCTGGTGCGGTATTTGATCGGCGCTGTGACCCAACAGGACCCCAAATCCGTTCGCTTTTCAACCAATGAATACGGCAAACCCTTTCTTACCGGGCTGTCTGATTTTCATTTTAATCTGTCCCATAGCCATGGCGTGGCGGTGTGCGCTTTGCGCCGTGGTGGAGCCGTCGGGGTGGATGTGGAAGATGTGGGGCGGCGGACGAATCTTTCCATTGCCGGACGATTTTTTTCTCCTGCCGAAGCAGACCTTGTCTCAAAGGCACCGGATGCAGAAAAACGCGCGCTGTTTTTTGACATCTGGACGTTAAAGGAGGCCTATATCAAGGCGGTTGGCAGGGGGCTGTCCATTCCTTTGAACAGTTTTTCATTTAACGCAGAGGAACCTGACGTTCACATCAGGTTCAGTGATACCGGCCGGGTCGATTCTGCATGGCAGTTTTCCCGGTGGCGGCCTGAACCCGGTAAAATAGTTGCTGCCGCAGCTCAATCAGCTTCTGTGCTTGTTTTTAAACACTTTTGGTGTGTGCCGTTTGTGGGGATCGAAGCCACCCCCTTAGTTTCTCAAATTTAA
- a CDS encoding iron-containing alcohol dehydrogenase, giving the protein MESVLKKDRCGDILKFSVPEIFFGRKSIGYAGLSAKRMGAEKIFLVSDPGLEKSGWVEQLLDILAQEKLNWVYYSDIDSNPRDWQIQQGAELYKEENCDVVMAIGGGSPMDAAKGIALVASNGGRVNDYEGANQIRDPLPPMIFIPSTASSGSDISQFAIITDMERRVKMSIISRTLVPNISIIDPELLTTKSRGLIIAAALDALSHAVEAHVSRIASPMTEVHSLKAIELIFHHLPKALETRSIHHLEKLSMAGTSAAMAFSNASLGMDHALAHSLGGVLDTVHGIIHPILLPQVMRFNLESSTDKIAQIGQVILGKALATPEETALAGIERLEEYFKSLKVSTKLRDIVPDRSKLQSVCEMAALDTCLLSNPRSASVQQMLEICEKVW; this is encoded by the coding sequence ATGGAGTCCGTTTTAAAAAAAGATCGTTGCGGGGACATATTAAAGTTTTCTGTCCCTGAAATTTTTTTCGGCAGAAAAAGCATTGGATACGCCGGTCTGAGCGCCAAACGCATGGGAGCAGAAAAAATATTTCTGGTCTCTGATCCAGGCCTTGAAAAATCCGGATGGGTGGAACAATTACTTGATATTTTGGCCCAGGAAAAACTCAACTGGGTCTATTATTCCGATATAGACTCCAACCCAAGGGACTGGCAGATCCAGCAGGGTGCAGAGCTGTACAAAGAAGAAAATTGTGATGTTGTCATGGCCATCGGCGGAGGCAGTCCCATGGATGCGGCAAAGGGCATTGCGCTTGTGGCCAGCAACGGCGGCCGGGTGAACGATTATGAAGGGGCCAACCAGATCCGAGATCCCCTGCCGCCCATGATATTTATCCCGTCAACCGCCAGCAGCGGATCGGACATTTCCCAGTTTGCCATTATCACGGATATGGAGCGCCGTGTGAAAATGTCCATCATCAGCCGGACCCTTGTGCCCAATATTTCCATCATTGATCCGGAACTGTTAACCACCAAATCCAGGGGACTTATCATTGCCGCGGCCCTGGATGCCCTGTCCCATGCCGTCGAAGCCCATGTTTCCCGGATTGCCTCTCCCATGACCGAAGTGCACTCCCTCAAAGCCATTGAACTGATTTTCCACCATCTGCCCAAAGCTCTTGAGACCCGTTCCATCCACCACCTTGAAAAACTGAGCATGGCCGGAACCTCTGCGGCAATGGCCTTCAGCAACGCCAGTCTGGGCATGGACCATGCGCTGGCCCACTCCCTGGGCGGTGTGCTGGATACGGTCCACGGCATCATCCATCCCATTCTTCTGCCCCAGGTCATGCGGTTCAACCTTGAATCCAGTACCGACAAAATTGCCCAGATCGGCCAGGTGATTTTAGGCAAGGCCCTTGCAACCCCCGAAGAGACCGCTCTGGCAGGCATTGAAAGATTGGAAGAGTATTTTAAAAGTCTTAAGGTTTCAACAAAACTAAGGGATATCGTACCGGACCGGTCCAAACTGCAAAGCGTCTGCGAGATGGCGGCCCTGGACACCTGCCTGCTGAGCAACCCAAGAAGCGCCAGTGTCCAGCAGATGCTTGAAATATGTGAAAAGGTGTGGTGA